The following proteins are co-located in the Rhodococcus opacus B4 genome:
- a CDS encoding 2Fe-2S iron-sulfur cluster-binding protein, with translation MRSGCTSSGSGRAPRTRNRLPTATSPFGSRVRVPQSASAKASRSSTPPRVSTIDVETSCREGTCASCETSVLEGEVCHRDSVLSAGEREQSASIMLCVSRARSDLLVLDL, from the coding sequence ATGCGCAGCGGCTGCACGTCGAGCGGTTCCGGCCGCGCCCCACGGACGAGGAATCGGCTCCCGACCGCGACTTCACCGTTCGGATCGAGAGTACGGGTGCCACAGTCCGCGTCGGCGAAGGCCAGTCGATCGTCGACGCCCCCGAGGGTGTCGACGATCGACGTGGAGACGTCGTGCCGCGAGGGCACGTGCGCGAGCTGCGAGACCTCGGTTCTCGAAGGCGAGGTATGCCATCGCGATTCGGTGCTTTCCGCCGGTGAGCGCGAACAAAGCGCGTCGATCATGCTCTGCGTCTCGCGGGCGCGATCGGACCTGTTGGTGCTCGACCTGTAG
- a CDS encoding DUF4235 domain-containing protein, with translation MSAASKAMYKPLALAASVAGGIAASAVFGQVWKRLAGESEVPDPKDLSRSTREVLIAAAVQGTVFGLVKAAVDRAGAQGYRKLAHADPR, from the coding sequence ATGAGCGCGGCATCGAAGGCGATGTACAAACCGTTGGCGCTGGCTGCGAGTGTCGCCGGTGGAATAGCGGCGAGCGCCGTGTTCGGTCAGGTGTGGAAGCGGCTCGCAGGCGAATCCGAGGTTCCCGACCCGAAGGATCTGTCCCGAAGCACCCGCGAAGTGCTGATCGCGGCCGCCGTGCAGGGCACCGTCTTCGGCCTGGTCAAGGCGGCGGTCGACCGGGCAGGTGCGCAGGGCTACCGGAAACTCGCCCACGCCGACCCCCGGTAG
- a CDS encoding three-helix bundle dimerization domain-containing protein, whose translation MKTAHHHFDGCQIRDFVPLLVERAASRALDDSLAITPPTACPAVPEAR comes from the coding sequence ATCAAGACCGCCCACCACCACTTCGACGGATGCCAGATCCGAGACTTCGTGCCCCTACTCGTCGAACGGGCTGCCAGTCGCGCTCTCGACGATTCCCTGGCCATCACACCACCCACGGCGTGCCCGGCAGTTCCCGAGGCGCGGTAG
- a CDS encoding NAD(P)/FAD-dependent oxidoreductase: MTYESAGEPTRVVVVVVGSGFAGFECARALARRLRGTEARVIMISPHDYMLYTPLLPEVAGGILDARFVTVPLSEALPDVELVTGRVDAVDFEARTVHVTDCEQGFEQVAWDRVVLTPGSVTRLFDIPGLAEHARGLKTPAEALYFRDQLLTQIELAERDTDPRVADARRTVVVVGASYAGTELTAQLRALADEAASRRNLDPAKIRFLLLDVAGSVMPEVGEKLGDKVLDVLRSRGIDVRLDTTLTELGPEHVTLDDGTVVPTRTVAWVTGVTASPLVDTLGLPTEKGRLTVRPDLSVDGHPDVFAGGDAAAVPDPKNSGSITPPTAQHAVRQGQALARNVAASLGVGDAKPYTHRDMGLVVDLGPGFAVANPLGIQLSGFLAKVVTRAYHLYAMPNAANRWAVALAYLTDLIFPRPLVSIGLVTDSESPFAAGEEIGAQA, from the coding sequence ATGACCTACGAATCAGCTGGGGAGCCGACTCGCGTCGTCGTCGTCGTCGTGGGCAGCGGCTTCGCCGGCTTCGAATGCGCACGCGCCCTCGCGCGCCGCCTCCGGGGGACCGAAGCCCGCGTCATCATGATCTCGCCCCACGACTACATGCTCTACACGCCACTCCTGCCCGAGGTGGCGGGCGGAATCCTGGACGCACGGTTCGTCACCGTTCCGCTGTCCGAGGCGCTGCCGGACGTCGAACTGGTGACGGGACGTGTCGACGCCGTCGACTTCGAGGCCCGCACCGTGCACGTCACCGACTGCGAGCAAGGTTTCGAGCAGGTGGCCTGGGACCGGGTGGTGCTCACTCCCGGATCGGTGACCCGACTGTTCGACATTCCCGGACTCGCCGAGCACGCCAGGGGGCTGAAGACTCCGGCCGAGGCGCTGTACTTCCGCGACCAGCTGCTCACCCAGATCGAACTGGCCGAGCGGGACACCGATCCCCGGGTCGCCGACGCCCGCCGGACGGTCGTCGTGGTCGGTGCCTCCTACGCGGGCACCGAACTCACGGCCCAGCTCCGGGCCCTTGCCGATGAAGCCGCGTCCCGCCGCAACCTCGACCCCGCGAAGATCCGGTTCCTGCTGCTCGACGTCGCCGGCTCGGTGATGCCCGAGGTGGGGGAGAAGCTGGGAGACAAGGTGCTGGACGTGCTGCGCTCCCGCGGCATCGACGTGCGACTCGACACCACCCTGACGGAACTCGGACCCGAACACGTCACACTCGACGACGGAACGGTCGTTCCCACCCGCACGGTCGCCTGGGTGACGGGCGTGACCGCCAGTCCCCTCGTCGACACGCTCGGACTGCCCACCGAGAAGGGCAGATTGACGGTGCGCCCCGACCTCTCGGTGGACGGGCATCCCGACGTCTTCGCGGGCGGCGACGCCGCAGCGGTTCCCGATCCGAAGAACAGCGGATCGATCACCCCTCCCACCGCGCAGCACGCCGTCCGGCAGGGGCAGGCCCTCGCCCGCAACGTCGCGGCGAGCCTCGGCGTCGGCGACGCGAAACCGTACACCCACCGCGACATGGGCCTGGTGGTGGATCTCGGCCCGGGGTTCGCCGTTGCCAACCCCCTCGGCATCCAGCTGTCGGGGTTCCTCGCGAAGGTGGTCACACGGGCATATCACCTCTACGCCATGCCGAACGCCGCCAATCGCTGGGCCGTCGCGCTCGCCTACCTCACCGATCTGATCTTCCCGCGTCCACTCGTGTCGATCGGGCTCGTCACCGACTCGGAGTCACCGTTCGCGGCCGGTGAGGAAATCGGAGCGCAGGCCTGA
- the phoU gene encoding phosphate signaling complex protein PhoU, translating into MRTRFAENLDSLSGDLASMCRLSVTAMSEASDALLEADLGLAEHVIDASGELDDAAAHWEKRAFALLALQAPVAHDLRFMVGGLHISADLHRMGGLAVHIAKIARRRHPEHVVPDEVRDVFTEMGSVAVAQARETEQVLQHRDPERARGLLTADEAMDDLHRSLFTITQAEDWPHGVQSAVDITLLGRFYERFCDHTVEIGRRVIFLETGSLPEQ; encoded by the coding sequence ATGCGTACTCGTTTCGCGGAAAATCTCGACAGCCTGTCCGGCGATCTCGCCTCGATGTGCCGGTTGTCGGTTACCGCGATGTCGGAGGCAAGCGACGCACTGCTGGAGGCAGACCTCGGGCTCGCCGAGCACGTCATCGACGCGAGCGGCGAGCTCGACGATGCAGCGGCGCACTGGGAGAAACGTGCGTTCGCGCTGCTCGCCCTGCAGGCGCCGGTCGCACACGACCTCCGGTTCATGGTCGGCGGCCTCCATATCTCCGCAGATCTGCACAGGATGGGCGGTCTCGCGGTGCACATCGCAAAGATCGCCCGCCGGCGGCATCCCGAGCACGTCGTCCCCGACGAGGTGCGGGACGTGTTCACCGAGATGGGTTCGGTCGCCGTCGCGCAGGCGAGGGAGACCGAGCAGGTGCTGCAGCACCGCGACCCCGAGCGCGCCCGCGGGTTACTGACGGCGGACGAGGCGATGGACGACCTCCATCGCAGCCTGTTCACGATCACCCAGGCCGAGGACTGGCCGCACGGTGTCCAGTCGGCCGTCGACATCACCCTGCTCGGCCGCTTCTACGAGCGGTTCTGCGACCACACGGTAGAAATCGGGAGGCGTGTCATCTTCCTGGAGACCGGCAGCCTGCCCGAGCAGTGA
- a CDS encoding SixA phosphatase family protein → MFVLLRHAHAIGQQDWTASDALRPLSDLGRDQATGLIGTLAGVDLHVLYCSPTTRCLDTLAPLAAARGLHVQEHPLLAPDAATDELCAALDAIDLAGTLWCTHGEILTALAAITRADGTPAFPIGHTAKGGAWLLNARTPLRYLDPDPPQ, encoded by the coding sequence ATGTTCGTCCTGCTCCGGCATGCCCACGCGATAGGACAACAGGACTGGACCGCGTCCGACGCCCTCCGGCCGCTCAGTGACCTCGGCCGCGACCAGGCCACCGGCCTCATAGGCACCCTCGCCGGGGTCGACCTCCACGTCCTGTACTGCAGCCCGACCACCCGCTGCCTCGACACCCTCGCCCCGTTGGCCGCTGCCCGCGGCCTTCACGTCCAGGAGCACCCGTTGCTCGCCCCGGATGCCGCGACCGACGAACTGTGCGCTGCCCTCGACGCGATCGACCTCGCCGGCACCCTGTGGTGCACCCACGGAGAGATCCTCACCGCACTCGCCGCCATTACCCGCGCCGACGGCACACCCGCTTTCCCGATCGGCCACACCGCGAAAGGCGGGGCCTGGCTACTCAATGCCCGCACTCCGCTGCGCTACCTCGACCCCGACCCTCCGCAGTAG